A DNA window from Hydra vulgaris chromosome 13, alternate assembly HydraT2T_AEP contains the following coding sequences:
- the LOC136090030 gene encoding uncharacterized protein LOC136090030: MPNAYRKEFHLLVQDLRLHDQEYFFKYFRMSPTTYEELLSFVAPVIVKQRTTMRDPVSPSERLAVTLRFLVTGDAQCTIAASYRISASTISRIISETCAAIWSSLKERNYLHVPSEKQEWKTIAKEFENMWNFPHAIGAIDGKHIVMQAPHNSGSEYFNYKKTHSIVLLAVCNAKYEFTMVDIGDSGRQSDGSVFNNCSLGYAIENNKLNIPDPEKIGNSDKILPYVLVADDAFGLKRHMMKPYPNQNILLKQKIFNYRLSRARRVIENTFGIATSRFRIFRRPIIANLEKVILITQAIVALHNFLMKKRSANNYLYCPTNYTDIDGPAGFRPGDWRQDNSCSAALQPLSSGSNNYSKDAKQVRDDFKEYFNSPEGELEWQLDLVNRKP; encoded by the coding sequence ATGCCGAACGCCTACAGAAAGGAGTTTCATTTGTTAGTACAGGATTTACGTTTACACGACcaggaatatttttttaagtattttcgCATGTCTCCAACAACTTACGAAGAGTTGCTTTCGTTCGTAGCACCTGTCATTGTAAAACAGAGAACTACCATGAGAGACCCTGTTAGTCCTAGTGAAAGGTTGGCCGTAACACTTAGATTCCTTGTAACAGGTGATGCTCAGTGTACTATTGCTGCAAGTTACAGAATCAGCGCTTCTACTATCAGTAGGATTATTAGTGAAACGTGTGCTGCTATTTGGAGTTCATTGAAAGAGAGAAACTATCTACACGTTCCATCAGAAAAACAAGAATGGAAAACAATtgcaaaagaatttgaaaatatGTGGAATTTTCCGCATGCTATAGGTGCAATAGATGGCAAGCACATTGTTATGCAAGCTCCTCATAATAGCGGATCAGAGTATTTTAACTATAAGAAAACGCATAGCATAGTTCTTCTAGCTGTTTGTAATGCTAAATACGAATTTACTATGGTAGACATTGGTGACTCTGGAAGGCAGAGTGATGgtagtgtttttaataactgcAGTCTTGGTTAtgcaattgaaaataataaattgaatattCCTGATCCAGAAAAAATTGGTAACTCAGATAAAATACTACCGTACGTTTTAGTTGCTGACGATGCTTTTGGTTTAAAAAGGCACATGATGAAACCATATCCCAatcaaaacattcttttaaaacaaaaaatatttaattacagaCTTTCAAGAGCCAGAAGGGTTATAGAAAATACATTTGGTATTGCTACATCACGTTTTCGAATTTTTCGCAGACCAATTATTGCTAATCtcgaaaaagttattttaattacacaAGCGATTGTAGCCTTACACAACTTTCTAATGAAAAAAAGGTCAGCAAACAATTATCTCTACTGCCCCACAAATTACACTGATATCGACGGTCCTGCTGGGTTTAGACCAGGTGATTGGAGGCAAGATAATTCATGTTCTGCTGCACTGCAACCACTGTCATCAGGTTCTAACAACTACTCAAAAGATGCAAAGCAAGTTAGAGATGACTTTAAAGAATACTTCAATTCACCAGAAGGTGAACTCGAATGGCAATTAGACTTAGTAAATAGAAAACCATAA